A window of the Oscillospiraceae bacterium genome harbors these coding sequences:
- the nth gene encoding endonuclease III gives MTTKERALLAVDALKKEYTGAVCSLLYTKPLQLLIATRLSAQCTDARVNKVTPALFARFPTLEAFCEATPEEVGEYIHSCGLYKTKARDICAMCKMLRDDFGGTVPDTLEALTKLPGVGRKTANLILGDIYHKPAVVTDTHCIRICGKLGLSTGKDPKKVEMQLRKVLPPEESNDFCHRLVLHGRAVCTARSPKCQICCMREFCKTYTASQEETSEL, from the coding sequence ATGACAACAAAAGAGCGGGCACTGCTGGCAGTTGACGCACTGAAAAAAGAATATACGGGGGCTGTGTGCTCCCTACTTTATACAAAACCGCTGCAGCTGCTGATTGCCACCCGGCTGTCTGCACAGTGCACCGACGCACGTGTCAACAAAGTGACACCCGCACTTTTTGCCCGCTTTCCTACACTAGAGGCTTTTTGTGAAGCCACCCCAGAGGAGGTTGGCGAATACATCCACTCCTGCGGCCTGTACAAAACCAAAGCACGCGACATCTGCGCCATGTGCAAAATGCTGCGCGATGACTTTGGCGGTACTGTCCCCGATACCTTGGAAGCGCTGACAAAGCTGCCCGGCGTGGGCCGCAAAACCGCCAATCTGATTCTCGGCGATATCTACCACAAACCTGCTGTTGTCACCGACACCCACTGCATCCGTATCTGCGGTAAGCTGGGGCTTTCCACCGGGAAAGACCCCAAAAAAGTGGAAATGCAGCTGCGAAAAGTGCTGCCGCCGGAAGAAAGCAACGATTTCTGCCACCGGCTGGTGCTGCACGGGCGAGCCGTATGCACTGCCCGCAGCCCTAAATGCCAAATTTGCTGTATGCGCGAATTCTGCAAAACTTATACAGCTTCACAGGAGGAAACCAGCGAACTATGA